A genomic segment from Bradyrhizobium sp. ISRA430 encodes:
- the istB gene encoding IS21-like element helper ATPase IstB has product MLTHPTLDQLYALGLHGMAKAFADIEAGGEAASLGHAEWLALLLEREASLRRDKRLSKRLQYAKLRQEACVEDIDYRTPRGLDRSLLTMLVEGRWIDDHANLLICGPSGVGKSWLASALGNKACRDNRSVLYQRVPRLFTDLALARGDGRHSRLLRALGRVDLLIFDDWGLEPLDAAARHDLLEILEDRYGRRSTIVTSQLPVDQWHALIGDPTYADAVLDRLVHNAHRIDLNGESMRRTRKPDRKA; this is encoded by the coding sequence TTGCTTACGCATCCGACCCTCGATCAACTCTACGCGCTCGGCCTGCATGGCATGGCCAAGGCCTTCGCCGACATCGAAGCCGGCGGCGAGGCCGCAAGCCTCGGCCACGCCGAATGGCTCGCGCTGCTGCTCGAACGCGAAGCGTCATTGCGACGCGACAAGCGGCTGTCGAAGCGGCTGCAATACGCCAAGCTGCGCCAGGAGGCCTGCGTCGAAGACATCGACTACCGCACCCCACGCGGCCTCGACCGCAGCCTGCTGACGATGCTGGTCGAAGGCCGCTGGATCGATGACCACGCCAATCTGCTAATCTGCGGGCCCTCCGGCGTCGGCAAAAGCTGGCTCGCCTCAGCGCTCGGCAACAAGGCCTGCCGCGACAATCGCTCCGTGCTCTACCAGCGCGTCCCGCGGCTGTTCACCGATCTTGCTTTGGCGCGCGGCGATGGCCGCCACTCCCGCCTGTTGCGCGCGCTTGGCCGCGTCGATCTCCTCATCTTCGACGACTGGGGCCTCGAGCCGCTCGACGCCGCGGCCCGCCACGACCTCCTGGAGATCCTCGAGGACCGCTACGGCCGCCGCTCCACCATCGTCACCAGCCAGCTCCCGGTCGATCAATGGCACGCGCTGATCGGCGATCCCACCTACGCTGACGCCGTCCTCGACCGCCTGGTCCATAACGCCCACCGGATCGATCTCAACGGCGAAAGCATGCGGCGAACCCGCAAACCCGACCGAAAGGCCTGA